One Legionella lansingensis genomic region harbors:
- a CDS encoding YfjI family protein: protein MNDFITIIKNTEVASSEQGVRVTNRYTHITGEELLERLRTIQLGEKDGSHFLRTGLKIAEDGRCMSRSDSNLESLARVLIIDCDKRINQDGQEIEGAVDPLFVHHALKKLNIGHIIYGSYSHYAGGKGNRYRIILATENPYNKEQLAATAEALVSLINHNLDEELLAYAQENSVFAQAWYYPRRPSKSNVQSLHFEYLTGNPISVYEAEKLPQDNHMRPERYSLGDTLSAIKAFNEQYSLSQLLIQYGYKRKFVKNGEERWLSPDSTSGIAGIVVRGNRFFSHHNNGVNDGYWHDAFDFMKVHEMLSEHDAVKRASQLTVAPDGNTIDEHNKKLRSSLKINSKPQPLPESRPPVLPFLPDMLPEAIRDYVFDVAERQQSLPDFVAVTAIVGLSGLLGRKASICPKQFDSWCVVPNQWGTIIGRPSAMKSPSMKEALRPLWEFEKQAAQEYKEAQQNHKEECVLLELEAADAKSKAKEALKKNNRDAARDALRIVDNIIPPVRHRLIVNDPSVEKLGELLNENPNGLVFVRDELSGWLANLNREEYQSDRAFYLECFDGNGRYVYDRIGRGTIEIESCTLSIIGGIQPSKISLLVRDATRGIVDDGLIQRFQLAIWPDDIGSWQWIDRVPNQEAKMKYNRVFESLHNLDFMGVDAEPCQFRFTSEAQELFIQWMKKIQDIARNPEIHPVLESHILKMPQTIAGLALLFEIIDGGCDAVGVTATIRALSWSDYLVSHAKRLYSIATNYSLDSAKLILDRKKKLPNPFSVRDIQRKGWSGLDSVKLINEALAWLIDYGYLCRETISSEDTNGRPKVAYHWND, encoded by the coding sequence TGGAAAGGCTTAGAACCATTCAATTAGGTGAAAAGGATGGTAGCCATTTTCTTCGTACTGGATTAAAAATTGCCGAAGATGGTCGATGTATGTCTCGGTCTGACAGTAACCTAGAAAGTTTGGCTAGGGTGCTGATTATTGATTGTGATAAGCGAATAAACCAAGATGGACAAGAAATTGAAGGTGCTGTTGATCCATTGTTTGTTCATCACGCTTTAAAGAAACTTAACATCGGGCATATTATTTATGGTTCATATTCGCATTACGCAGGAGGAAAAGGGAACCGTTACCGCATTATATTGGCAACCGAGAACCCCTATAATAAGGAACAATTGGCTGCTACAGCAGAAGCATTGGTCTCGCTTATCAACCATAATCTTGATGAAGAACTACTTGCCTATGCCCAAGAGAATAGCGTGTTTGCTCAGGCTTGGTATTACCCAAGAAGACCGAGCAAATCTAATGTCCAATCATTGCACTTTGAATATCTAACTGGTAATCCAATCTCGGTGTATGAGGCAGAAAAACTACCCCAAGATAATCATATGCGCCCTGAGCGATATTCATTAGGGGATACCTTATCAGCAATCAAAGCATTTAATGAACAATACTCTCTTTCTCAACTGTTGATCCAATATGGCTATAAACGAAAGTTTGTAAAAAATGGCGAAGAAAGATGGTTATCACCAGACTCTACATCTGGTATAGCAGGTATTGTAGTTAGAGGTAATCGATTTTTTAGCCATCATAACAACGGAGTAAATGATGGGTATTGGCATGATGCGTTTGATTTCATGAAAGTTCATGAAATGTTATCGGAGCATGATGCGGTCAAAAGAGCATCTCAACTTACTGTTGCTCCTGATGGTAATACAATTGATGAACACAATAAAAAATTGCGATCTTCTTTAAAAATAAACAGTAAACCTCAACCACTACCGGAGTCTCGACCACCTGTACTACCTTTTTTGCCTGATATGTTGCCTGAAGCAATTCGAGACTATGTTTTTGATGTAGCTGAGCGCCAGCAAAGTCTACCTGACTTTGTTGCTGTAACTGCGATTGTTGGATTGTCTGGTTTACTAGGCCGTAAGGCATCAATCTGCCCCAAACAATTTGATAGCTGGTGTGTTGTGCCTAATCAATGGGGGACAATAATCGGAAGACCATCTGCTATGAAAAGCCCTAGCATGAAAGAAGCACTAAGGCCTTTATGGGAATTTGAAAAGCAGGCAGCACAGGAATATAAAGAAGCCCAGCAAAACCACAAGGAAGAATGTGTTTTGCTTGAGTTGGAGGCCGCTGATGCCAAAAGTAAGGCGAAAGAAGCACTAAAAAAGAATAATCGAGATGCGGCAAGGGACGCGCTTAGAATAGTGGATAATATTATTCCACCTGTGCGGCATAGATTAATCGTGAACGACCCCTCTGTAGAAAAATTGGGTGAGTTATTAAATGAAAATCCTAACGGGTTAGTGTTTGTGCGTGATGAATTATCAGGATGGTTAGCTAATCTAAATCGTGAGGAATATCAGTCTGATCGTGCTTTTTATCTTGAATGCTTTGATGGGAATGGCCGTTATGTTTACGACCGCATTGGTCGAGGTACGATTGAAATTGAGAGCTGTACTCTTTCTATTATCGGTGGCATTCAGCCTAGCAAAATCTCCCTGTTAGTACGCGACGCGACAAGGGGTATAGTCGATGATGGGCTAATCCAACGTTTCCAGCTAGCCATATGGCCAGATGATATTGGTAGCTGGCAGTGGATTGATAGAGTACCTAATCAAGAAGCAAAAATGAAATATAATAGAGTCTTTGAGTCACTACATAATCTCGATTTTATGGGAGTAGACGCAGAACCTTGTCAATTTAGATTTACCAGCGAAGCACAGGAGTTATTTATTCAGTGGATGAAGAAAATTCAAGATATTGCTCGAAATCCTGAAATTCATCCTGTACTTGAAAGTCATATATTGAAAATGCCGCAAACAATTGCTGGGTTGGCATTGTTGTTTGAAATAATTGATGGAGGATGTGATGCTGTGGGCGTTACTGCAACGATTCGTGCCTTAAGTTGGTCGGATTATTTGGTTAGCCACGCTAAGAGACTTTACAGCATTGCAACTAACTACAGTCTTGATAGTGCAAAATTGATTTTGGATCGTAAGAAGAAACTTCCTAATCCTTTTTCTGTTCGGGATATACAGAGGAAAGGATGGTCAGGGCTTGATTCTGTTAAGCTGATTAATGAGGCTTTAGCTTGGCTAATAGACTATGGTTATCTTTGCAGAGAAACAATAAGTTCAGAAGATACCAATGGCCGCCCTAAAGTTGCTTATCATTGGAATGATTAA